The Streptococcus downei MFe28 DNA window TCGTGCTGTTTATAGTCTCCATGGTCCAGACCTCAGCTAGTCTGGGCCTTTTATATTCCTCGATTCCATTGGTTGCTGATGATATTAATACTTTGGAGGATTAGTCATGCTAGACTTTTTTACAAAAATTGACGATTTTGTTTGGGGACCACCCCTACTGGTTCTTCTAGTCGGAACAGGGATTTATTTGACCATTCGACTGGGACTCCTGCAGGTACTCCGCCTACCTAAGGCTTTTAAATTGATTTTTGCAGAGGACAAAGGTGAAGGAGACATCTCCAGCTTTGCAGCTTTGGCTACGGCTTTAGCTGCCACCGTCGGAACTGGTAATATAGTTGGGGTGGCGACAGCCATTGGAACTGGCGGTCCCGGGGCCCTCTTTTGGATGTGGATGGCTGCCTTTTTCGGTATGGCTACCAAGTACGCCGAAGGTCTGCTGGCTATCAAGTACCGGACAAAGGATGACAATGGCCAAGTCTCCGGTGGACCCATGTATTACATCATCAATGGAATTACCGGCCGATTGAAAGTCATCGCCAAACCTCTGGCCTATTTCTTCGCCCTAGCTGGTATCTTAGTGGCTCTTCTGGGGATTGGGACTTTCTCTCAAGTTAATTCGATTACAGGGTCCTTGCAAAACAGCTTCAATTGGTCACCAAAAGTGGTCAGCATTATCATTGCCATTTTTGTCGCCATCATTGTCTTTGGAGGAATTCAATCCATCTCCAAGGTTTCAGAAAAAATCGTTCCTTTCATGGCAGGACTCTATATTCTGGCTGCCCTCAGTGTCATTGCAATTAACTATCAAAACCTTGTTCCAACCATTGTGGCCATCTTTAAATCAGCCTTCACACCGACAGCTGCTGTCGGTGGTTTCACAGGAGCTACGGTCATGCAGGCCATTCGCCTGGGGGTCGCTCGGGGAGTCTTCTCTAATGAATCTGGACTGGGTTCTGCTCCTATTGCCGCTGCGGCTGCCAAGACCCACGAGCCAGTTGAACAAGGGCTGATCTCTATGACTGGCACTTTCATTGATACCATTATCATCTGTACATTGACAGGCCTATCCATCCTGATTACGGGTCAATGGTCAGTCAAAGGCTTAGAGGGAGCAGCTGTCACCCAGTCAGCTTTCTCTTCAGTCTTTGGCAATATTGGTAGTTTGGTTCTGACCCTATCTTTGGCTCTTTTTGCCTTTACTACTATTCTTGGCTGGTCTTACTATGGCGAACGTTGCGTAGAATTTGTCTTTGGCACCAAGGGAATTACCATTTACCGCTGTATCTTTGTTTTCATGGTGGCCTTGGGAGGCTACCTGCAACTGCAGGTTATCTGGAAAATTGCCGATATTGTTAACGGTCTTATGGCCCTGCCAAACCTGATCGCACTCCTAGTGCTATCACCTATTATCATCAAGGAAACTAAATCCTATTTTAAGCGCATGGCAGGAGTTAAAAATCACGTTGATGCTAGCAAATAAGTTAATCCTATAGTAGCAACTGCCACACAAAATTCTCCTGCTTTGCATGACAGAAACTACAAGTAGCTTCTATAAAGAAGTCCATTGCTGATATCGTCAACGGTCTCATGGTTTTCCCAGATCTGATAATGCTGCTGGACCTCTCCCTCAATCATTATTGCCTCAACCAAGAAATACTTTGCTAAGTCTCAGCTGGATTTGAGCTAAATGTGATTACTCTCCTCTTGACAATCAGTCTGGGGGAGTTTTTATTTCCGGCCCCATTGGCCTGGAGCCAGCAATTCTGCTATAATATAGGGTATTAGAAATCAAGGAGGACTTATGGCAACTGCGGAAGATAATATAAAATTTGCAAGGCGGGGGCCCATTGTCTCCATCTTCGCCTATCTGGTCCTGACCGTTGGTAAGCTGGTCTTCGGTTATCTGCTGAATTCTTCCTCCCTGACTGCCGACGGTTTTAATAACCTGTCAGACATCATGAGTAATGTCATCCTCTTGGTTGGCCTCTATCTGGCTAGTCGGCCGGCTGATGAAGACCATCGCTTCGGCCATTGGAAAATTGAAGATTTAGCCAGCCTGCTGACTTCCTTTATCATGTTTCTGGTTGGCTTTCAGGTTCTTTTTGAAACCATTAAAAAGCTAATCGGCAACAGTCAAACTGAGATTGATCCATTGGGGGCCTTGGTTGGTGTCATTTCCGCCCTAGTCATGTATGGTGTCTACCTCTACAACCGCCACTTGTCTAAGAAGGTCAAGTCCTCAGCCCTGCTGGCAGCTTCCAAGGATAATCTGTCAGATGCCGTCACTTCGATTGGAACTTCGGTTGCCATTGTGGCCAGCTCTCTGAACTTGTCCATCGTTGACCGGATCGCCGCCATCATCATCTGCTACTTCATCCTCAAGACAGCCTATGACATCTTTATCCAGGCCACCTTCAGTCTATCTGATGGCTTTGATGATAAGCAGTTGTCCCAATATGAGAAGGCTATTTTACAAATCCCCAAGATTACAGCCGTCAAATCCCAGAGGGGGCGGACTTACGGTTCCAATATCTTCCTCGACCTGGTTCTGGAAATGAATCCTGACCTATCTGTCTATGAGAGCCATGCCATTACCGAGCAAGTGGAGCAACTCCTCCATGATGATTTTCAAGTCTATGATGTCGATATCCATGTTGAACCTGCTCCTATTCCCGAAGACGAAATCCCTGATAATGTCTATCACAAGCTCTATAAATTTGAAAAACTTGTCTTGGCCAAAATTCCAGACTACGAAACTTATATTGCTGAAGACTTTATGCTGGTCAATGAGTATGGTCAAGTCTTAACGGAACAAAGCTTCCTTGACTTGGCTCCCTACTACTCCAGCAACTTCCAATATTTCAAGATGACCTCCATCAGTCAGAAGACCAAGCTTATTACCTATCGTCTGGAAGGCAGACAGCACGTCAGCATCTGGCGGCGGCATGAAACTTGGAAACTCCTCTTCCACCAAATCACCCCAGAAACAGAAAGATAAGAGTTGGCTTGGCCAGCTCTTTTTACTACATATTTGGAAAATTTCAAAATAGATTAGTCAAGCAGGGCTAATACCGGGTTAAAATCAGAACTATCACTCTGTTTGTAACTACTAAGTAACTCAGATCTGACTTGGTTTGAACTGTCAGGTGACAATTTTAAACATCAGAGAGTATAAGAATTCGAAATTCTCGATGGGCAAGGTCGGCTACTTTAGCTAAAGCCCTAATACTCTTTGAAATTCAAAATTAGCAATTTACTATCTCAATACGACTACATCTGGAAAATTAACATAAATCATTAACTAATGGAGTCATTCTAAAAGTGATACTTTCGCCAAAGTGGTATTCTTAGCAACAACTACAGATGTTGCTAAGAACGGAAATTTTGAGAGAGATTTAGTCCGGTGGACTAAATCTGCCTGAGCTTAAAAACTCGAAAGCGAAGGGGCTCAAAATTTATCACGGGGCAAAGCCATCAGCTACTAAAGTAGCGATGTCTAACGCCAATCTCAATAGTGATTGGCTAGCCCCCTGATTAACTCGGTTAGGCCAGTAAAATCGACTGGCCTAACCAAGTGTCGCAATGAAACTACGTGAGTTCCAAGAAATCATCCACTGGATAATTTCTTCTTGCGTCCGCACTTTTAAACGACATTCCCTTTTCAAAATCGATATTATTTTGAAAAGGGAATTAGTAAGGTAGCTAGGTAAGTCGCCATAGCGATTACCGTAGTTCATCAGTGATTTTTAATCGCTGATGAGCTTGCTACGTTAGAAAGTATCAAAGATGCAAACTTTGATTTTAATTGGGTATAAGTTTACATCTCCTTTATTGGCTGATGGTTTGGCTTATCCTTCTTTTGATTTTCAAAGACTATCAAAAAAGCCAGGCTGAGCCTAGCTTTTATTCTTATCATTTATTTTTGACTTGTTTGGTAGCCACGTCTTCACCAAACCATTTCTTGGAAATCTTCTGGAATTGGCCAGCCTGATAGAGTTCCTTAAAGGCTTGGTTGATTTTTTTAACCAGGGTCTTATCAGACTTGCGAGCCCCGACGGCGAAGCTTTCTGCCTCATAACCAGCCGGCATAATGTGATACTGGTCTAATTTTCCTTCCTGCTCCAGGTAGTAATTGGCATAAACTCGGTCAATTAAGAGGCCATCAATCCGACCCGCCTGTAGGTCAATCAAAGCCTGGGTAAAGGTGGAATACTGAACCGCCTTCTTATCCTTGACCTTGTTTTTAAGGAGGTCAGGCTGACTTTCAAAGGCATCATAGCCGGAGGAACCTGCCTGTGCTCCCAAGGACTTGCCAGCCATCATGGCGATGCTAGAAATCCCCGGAGACTTCTTGGTCACGACAACCTGTTGGTTGACCATGTAGGGCTCAGTGAAGGCCAGCTCCTTCTTACGTTCATCGGTCACGGAATAGCCATTCCAAATCAGGTCGATAGTTCCGTTCTTAAGCTCGGTTTCCTTCATATCCCAGTCAATAGCCTGCCATTCAACCTTAATCCCATATTTCTTAAAGACAGCATTCGCTAAGTCAACATCAAAGCCGGTATATTTGCCATTTTTTTCTTCAAAGCCCATGGGGACAAAGGTGGCATCAAAGCCAATCTTGATAGTTTTTTCCTTGCTATAGGTCTGCCATTGGTCGGTCTCAGTCGCAAAATTGGAACGAGAGCTACAGGAGGCAAGGACCAGAGCCACTAGGAAAAACAAGGCCCCCAAAGCTAGACTCTTGGATAATTTTCTCATGTCTTACCCCTTTATCTATTTAGGGTTGATGGTCACGATATGGTCAGCAATCTCTTGGGCAAAATCCATATCGTGGGTAATCACAATCTGGGTAATCCCTAAATCGCGATTCTGAACAATCAATTTAGCTACCTCCTGACGAAGGGCGGGATCCAGGGCTGAGGTCGGTTCATCATAGCCGACAATTTTAGGATCAATCATCATAGCTCTAGCAAAGGCTACCCTTTGCTTTTGACCGCCAGAAAGGGAAAATGGATAGGCACTGCCGTGTTCTTCCAGTCCCAGCTTAGCAAGGAGTTCCTGAGCCTTCTTCGAGGCCTGCTCCTTGGTCACGCCCATGGTCTTGATGGGAGATAGAGTCAGATTTTCTAGAACGGTTAGGTGAGGAAATAGTTGAAAATCCTGAAAGACAAAGCCCAGAATATTTTCAGACTCCAAGTGGTTGAGGGGGACTTCTTGTCCCTGATAGATAACCTGACCAGAATCAATGGTTTCAAGGCCAGCCAGCATCCGTAAAAGAGTTGTCTTACCACCGCCAGAAGGACCAACAATCGCCAGGATTTTTCCTTCTTCCACATTTAGGTTGAAATCCTTGAAGATTTGCTTGTGGCCAAACTGCTTGGAAATATTTTTTAATTCTAACAACATAGGCCCCTCCTACTTATAAAAGTTAAATTTCTTTTCAATGCGTTTAGAAGCCAAGGTCACCACACCCACTAGAAGGAGATAGATGGCACCTGCTACAAACATTGGCGCCAGACTAGCATCACGGTTGGAAGCCGTCCGACTTTCCAGCAGGAGGTCACCGACACCTAGGACATAGACTAGGGAAGAATCCTTGACCAAATTGATGACTTCATTGAAGACACTAGGCAGGACGATTTTGACCACCTGCGGAAGGATGATATAACGGATGGTTTGGAGTTGGCTGAATTTCAGAACCTTGGCTGCTTCATATTGTCCTTTAGGAATAGCACCAATCCCTCCGCGGAAGATTTCTGCAAAATAGGCCGCATAGTTGAAGGTAAAGGCCAGAACAGCCGCCGGCAAGCGGTCAAAAACAATGCCGACACTAGGCAGGACATAGTAGAAAAAGATTAACTGCAAGAGAAGCGGCGTCCCACGCATAATCCAGACATAGATGGTCAAGAGCCAGTTGAGGGGCTTGAATTTGATTTGCATCAAAAAAGCCAGAATAATCCCTAGAGGAATGGACAGGATGATGACAATGCAGAAAACCTGCAGGGTCACCAAGGCTCCATTTAAGAGGGCTGGCAGGATTTCCAAAACATAGGACATAGAACTTCCTCACTTCTTAGGTAATATCTCTTATTATATCAAACTGTCATACAATTGGGAAGAGTGAGTTTTTATATTTATACAACTCTTCTTGGAAAATATGCAAAAGTTTCAAATCATAATAAAAGGCTCGAAGCCTTTAGCTCCTAGCCCTTAACTTATGCTTTTTTGACAAATTCTGATTTGAGCTTCATAGCCCCAAAGCCATCAATTTTACAATCAATATTGTGGTCACCCTCAACCAGACGGATATTTTTCACCCGAGTACCCTGTTTGAGCTCCTTGGGAGCACCCTTGACCTTGAGGTTCTTGACAATAGTAACACTATCGCCATCGGCTAGGCGAGTCCCATTGCTATCAAGAACGACTAAACCTTGGTCTTCTTCAACTTGGTTGGGATCCCACTCGTAAGCACATTCTGGACAAACCAAGAGGACACCATCCTCATAAACATACTCCGAGTTACATTTTGGGCAATTTGGTAGTGACATAGATTTTCCTTTTCTAAAATTACTGACAAATCTATTTTACCTTAAATCCAGTAAGAGGGCAAACTGGTTACAAAATTAGATATAGAATGGCTATAGGCCAATATGGCAAGCTATATTATTGTGTCATCAGGTTTTAAGGCTTGAGTCTCCTCAAAGCTCCAAATAGGCATGACTAGACGACAACTTTAGGTAAGGTTAGTTACTAAAAGAGCAAGAAGGGCTATTAAAACTGTGACACCTACAACGCCGATAAAAGCCAGCAGGAGCCCCCTTTTAAAGCCCTTAGCATCCATCTTTTCAGGTTCTAACTGCAGTGACTTGGAAAATCTTGGCGCTTTAGGGGCTCGCCCTGAAAAAATCGGAGATTCAAGTTCCTGACCCGTCGAAAAGGCTGACTCGAATTCATTATCTTCTGTCATCTTTTATCCTTTCTCTATTTGAAAATACCTGATTGATAATAAGGCGCCCTCTGCTATTTTTCATTAGTAACTTTACTTAAAATCGCCATCTTTTGCTTTGAGATAATATTTGCCATCTTGTGCTTGCTCAAAGGTTAGGGAGACAGAGTAATCTTTTCTTCCATCCGACTTATCACGATAATAACTAATGCGTAATTCCCTACCTCGACTGATATAATCAGTAATCTGATTGCTTGTAGGATAACCAATTCGATTGATAATTTCCTGATAGGTCATCCCTCCTTGACCAGAGTAGGAGTCGCCAACATGGAGTTTCTTAAAATCAGAGCGACTGATTCGCTTTTTAGGAGAATCTTCTAATCGAAATGTCTTGCCTTCTTGAGCATTGATAATAAATTTATAATCCAAGACATATCGACCTAGCCCCTCTCTTTTAAAATGGAATGACACATAGGTTTTCTTATCGTAGGAAGTGCCGTAACCTACATCTAAGTCAGCTGCCCGAAACCAGGACCTAGAGACCCGCCCGGTTTCATCCCCACTAGAATCATGGTCCTGATTAAGAGCACGCTCCACCTTGACTTTACCTTTACCAAATTTTTCAATAACACTATCAAGTAAATCCCCTTGTTTAACGCCTTGGTAGTCCTTATAAGTCAGGCTAGACGATTCCTGCCCCGAA harbors:
- a CDS encoding amino acid ABC transporter permease; this translates as MSYVLEILPALLNGALVTLQVFCIVIILSIPLGIILAFLMQIKFKPLNWLLTIYVWIMRGTPLLLQLIFFYYVLPSVGIVFDRLPAAVLAFTFNYAAYFAEIFRGGIGAIPKGQYEAAKVLKFSQLQTIRYIILPQVVKIVLPSVFNEVINLVKDSSLVYVLGVGDLLLESRTASNRDASLAPMFVAGAIYLLLVGVVTLASKRIEKKFNFYK
- a CDS encoding alanine/glycine:cation symporter family protein; its protein translation is MLDFFTKIDDFVWGPPLLVLLVGTGIYLTIRLGLLQVLRLPKAFKLIFAEDKGEGDISSFAALATALAATVGTGNIVGVATAIGTGGPGALFWMWMAAFFGMATKYAEGLLAIKYRTKDDNGQVSGGPMYYIINGITGRLKVIAKPLAYFFALAGILVALLGIGTFSQVNSITGSLQNSFNWSPKVVSIIIAIFVAIIVFGGIQSISKVSEKIVPFMAGLYILAALSVIAINYQNLVPTIVAIFKSAFTPTAAVGGFTGATVMQAIRLGVARGVFSNESGLGSAPIAAAAAKTHEPVEQGLISMTGTFIDTIIICTLTGLSILITGQWSVKGLEGAAVTQSAFSSVFGNIGSLVLTLSLALFAFTTILGWSYYGERCVEFVFGTKGITIYRCIFVFMVALGGYLQLQVIWKIADIVNGLMALPNLIALLVLSPIIIKETKSYFKRMAGVKNHVDASK
- a CDS encoding cation diffusion facilitator family transporter; the protein is MATAEDNIKFARRGPIVSIFAYLVLTVGKLVFGYLLNSSSLTADGFNNLSDIMSNVILLVGLYLASRPADEDHRFGHWKIEDLASLLTSFIMFLVGFQVLFETIKKLIGNSQTEIDPLGALVGVISALVMYGVYLYNRHLSKKVKSSALLAASKDNLSDAVTSIGTSVAIVASSLNLSIVDRIAAIIICYFILKTAYDIFIQATFSLSDGFDDKQLSQYEKAILQIPKITAVKSQRGRTYGSNIFLDLVLEMNPDLSVYESHAITEQVEQLLHDDFQVYDVDIHVEPAPIPEDEIPDNVYHKLYKFEKLVLAKIPDYETYIAEDFMLVNEYGQVLTEQSFLDLAPYYSSNFQYFKMTSISQKTKLITYRLEGRQHVSIWRRHETWKLLFHQITPETER
- a CDS encoding amino acid ABC transporter substrate-binding protein, with translation MRKLSKSLALGALFFLVALVLASCSSRSNFATETDQWQTYSKEKTIKIGFDATFVPMGFEEKNGKYTGFDVDLANAVFKKYGIKVEWQAIDWDMKETELKNGTIDLIWNGYSVTDERKKELAFTEPYMVNQQVVVTKKSPGISSIAMMAGKSLGAQAGSSGYDAFESQPDLLKNKVKDKKAVQYSTFTQALIDLQAGRIDGLLIDRVYANYYLEQEGKLDQYHIMPAGYEAESFAVGARKSDKTLVKKINQAFKELYQAGQFQKISKKWFGEDVATKQVKNK
- a CDS encoding amino acid ABC transporter ATP-binding protein, with amino-acid sequence MLELKNISKQFGHKQIFKDFNLNVEEGKILAIVGPSGGGKTTLLRMLAGLETIDSGQVIYQGQEVPLNHLESENILGFVFQDFQLFPHLTVLENLTLSPIKTMGVTKEQASKKAQELLAKLGLEEHGSAYPFSLSGGQKQRVAFARAMMIDPKIVGYDEPTSALDPALRQEVAKLIVQNRDLGITQIVITHDMDFAQEIADHIVTINPK
- a CDS encoding zinc ribbon domain-containing protein YjdM — encoded protein: MSLPNCPKCNSEYVYEDGVLLVCPECAYEWDPNQVEEDQGLVVLDSNGTRLADGDSVTIVKNLKVKGAPKELKQGTRVKNIRLVEGDHNIDCKIDGFGAMKLKSEFVKKA